In Spirochaetota bacterium, a single window of DNA contains:
- the atpH gene encoding ATP synthase F1 subunit delta, with protein sequence MATSEVAKVYAGALLEIAHEKNAISKIEEELSFLAELLKNDQDLMRYFSAPGITKESKKQFVDKVFGSELSELMVNFLKVLIDNGRQQDIPDINIAFSELLDIVNNRQKITLISSIKLDKDIINRIKKSLEDRFNKNIIVEEVIDPTILGGIIVQVDDLIIDASLKNDLLNLREKLLQSKIRGEVAY encoded by the coding sequence GTGGCAACAAGTGAAGTAGCGAAAGTTTATGCAGGTGCTTTGTTAGAAATTGCGCATGAGAAAAACGCAATATCAAAAATTGAGGAGGAACTATCCTTCCTTGCTGAATTATTAAAAAATGATCAGGATTTGATGCGTTATTTTAGTGCGCCAGGAATTACAAAGGAATCAAAAAAGCAATTTGTGGATAAAGTTTTTGGCAGTGAACTATCTGAACTTATGGTTAACTTTCTTAAAGTATTAATTGACAATGGGCGTCAACAGGACATACCGGATATTAATATCGCTTTTAGCGAATTACTTGATATAGTTAATAACCGCCAGAAAATCACTTTAATTAGCAGTATAAAGCTTGATAAAGATATTATAAACAGGATTAAAAAGAGTCTTGAGGATAGATTTAATAAGAATATTATTGTTGAAGAGGTCATAGACCCAACTATTTTAGGTGGAATTATAGTGCAAGTAGATGATTTAATTATAGATGCTTCTTTGAAAAATGATTTATTAAATTTGCGCGAAAAATTATTACAAAGTAAGATCAGAGGTGAAGTGGCTTATGA
- the atpF gene encoding F0F1 ATP synthase subunit B yields the protein MLKVDPGLLLWTIITFIVLLLILWKAAWKPIVEALDARAEKIRGDIESAEKSRLEAERLFAEHKAMMDKAKEEAASIIAEGKADAERLRNSIVEKANQEAKDLIERARREINLAKDKALAEIHAEVVTISTDIAAKIIAKNLKVEDQKALVEEALQKIRTVQ from the coding sequence TTGCTAAAGGTTGATCCCGGCCTCCTGTTATGGACAATAATAACCTTTATAGTGTTGTTATTGATATTATGGAAAGCCGCATGGAAGCCTATTGTTGAGGCGCTTGATGCAAGGGCTGAGAAGATTCGTGGTGATATTGAATCTGCAGAGAAGTCCCGTCTTGAAGCCGAAAGGCTATTTGCTGAGCATAAAGCAATGATGGATAAGGCAAAAGAGGAGGCAGCAAGCATCATCGCTGAAGGCAAGGCTGATGCGGAAAGGTTGAGAAATTCCATAGTTGAAAAAGCAAATCAGGAAGCCAAGGACCTCATTGAGAGAGCGCGACGTGAGATTAATCTTGCTAAGGATAAAGCGCTGGCAGAGATTCATGCTGAAGTTGTAACAATATCAACAGATATTGCTGCAAAAATTATCGCAAAGAATCTCAAAGTAGAAGATCAGAAAGCCCTTGTTGAAGAGGCATTACAAAAAATAAGGACAGTTCAGTAA
- the atpE gene encoding ATP synthase F0 subunit C — protein MEYLGYSYLGAGFGAGLIVFGAALGIGKLATGALEGMARQPELSGDLRTAMIIAAALIEGFTFFALVVTFMLATKSPVVTPPVEKPAAAQTEVK, from the coding sequence ATGGAATATCTAGGCTATTCTTACTTGGGAGCTGGTTTTGGAGCCGGTTTGATAGTTTTTGGTGCAGCACTTGGAATTGGTAAGTTAGCTACTGGTGCTTTAGAGGGTATGGCTCGTCAACCTGAGTTGAGCGGTGACTTAAGAACAGCAATGATTATTGCTGCTGCTCTTATTGAAGGTTTCACATTCTTTGCTCTCGTTGTAACATTTATGCTAGCAACTAAGTCACCAGTTGTTACACCACCAGTTGAAAAACCAGCAGCAGCGCAGACTGAAGTTAAGTAA
- the atpB gene encoding F0F1 ATP synthase subunit A, giving the protein MIQLLQGLQAIIQSSESGEKESMYDIVMHHLTDHPIHDGFIGKINQKFFHEKLFGIFDMTITKWVLMLWLSAFLCLIVFIPVARKIKNASYGSRSRWVNLWEVLIAFVHDEIVEPNFDHHYVKKAMPYFLTVFFFILFCNLIGLIPGMATATGNLAVTGGLALCTLVGMLGIGMIKQGVFGYWAGLVPHGVPAFVLPLMFPIEIIGLLIKPFALTVRLFANMTAGHVVIIIFIYLVMMFQSYWVGIGSVAGSLMIYLLELLVAFIQAYIFAVLSAMFIGASMHAH; this is encoded by the coding sequence ATGATTCAACTGCTACAAGGTTTACAGGCTATTATCCAATCATCTGAAAGTGGTGAAAAAGAGTCGATGTATGATATCGTAATGCATCACCTAACTGATCACCCCATCCATGATGGCTTTATCGGTAAAATTAACCAGAAATTTTTTCATGAAAAACTATTTGGTATTTTTGATATGACAATTACCAAATGGGTTTTAATGCTATGGTTGTCAGCATTTTTATGTTTAATTGTTTTTATACCGGTTGCTCGTAAAATAAAAAATGCGTCTTATGGTTCGCGTTCACGATGGGTTAATTTATGGGAAGTGTTAATAGCATTTGTACATGATGAAATTGTAGAGCCTAATTTTGACCATCATTATGTGAAAAAGGCGATGCCCTATTTTCTTACTGTATTTTTCTTTATACTTTTCTGCAATCTTATTGGGTTAATCCCTGGCATGGCAACGGCTACAGGTAACCTAGCTGTAACGGGTGGTCTTGCTCTCTGTACACTTGTTGGTATGCTTGGAATAGGAATGATCAAACAAGGAGTATTTGGTTACTGGGCGGGTTTAGTACCACACGGGGTTCCTGCCTTTGTATTGCCTTTAATGTTCCCCATTGAAATAATTGGACTTTTAATTAAACCTTTTGCCTTAACAGTCCGACTTTTTGCAAATATGACAGCTGGCCATGTGGTGATAATAATATTCATTTATCTTGTCATGATGTTCCAGAGTTATTGGGTTGGCATAGGGTCTGTTGCCGGTTCATTAATGATTTATTTGCTTGAGTTATTGGTAGCCTTTATCCAGGCGTATATTTTTGCTGTGCTTTCAGCTATGTTTATTGGTGCCTCTATGCATGCTCATTAA
- a CDS encoding AtpZ/AtpI family protein, with product MKRDITRIILAYSTIGIQLAITILVFLYGGYLLDKHFNSSPVFVVIGTIIGMGAGFYNLMKSLSELERLLKRSQQGDNNNSSGSKKRKWM from the coding sequence GTGAAAAGGGATATCACAAGAATCATACTTGCATATTCAACAATTGGCATTCAACTTGCAATTACGATTCTTGTGTTCTTATATGGTGGGTATTTACTTGATAAACATTTCAATAGCAGTCCAGTTTTTGTTGTTATAGGGACAATTATTGGAATGGGAGCAGGTTTTTATAATTTAATGAAAAGCTTATCCGAGCTTGAGCGTCTTTTAAAGCGGTCGCAGCAAGGTGATAACAACAATAGTAGCGGTTCTAAAAAGCGTAAATGGATGTAA
- a CDS encoding peptidylprolyl isomerase: MKRLLFVTVVMLVVAALIGCKCSSDVLATYSGATITRGQFKQWLQDKQFSVEAIMKSKKQQKDKLEMMAIENIALEEAKKENLLNTEKYRFLEDMALESVLLKHLYDREIKDKAEFKEPAYHLKQILLRVRDFKIINNKRVNLSGAELEKAYAEVQSKANEIIGKLKNGEKFEELAKMYSDDFSKKNGGDIGYVVKDMLSPEIVAAIEQKKPGIVETPIKTQQGIYIVQLVDKKELTKKNLNKIIDDEMQAKRLEQLLLRKAANNYIEKLMNASDVQFNEKNCKSKNPNDIIFKVGDSSFTVADLDKRISYFQHKGSPLSKATVDDTKRIDIAKNAFKVALLKREAIKDNLQANEELKKEVEKRKNMLFAKEYMDYIADRGIVITPKEIRDEYEKYKDTRFTTFINQKGKQIKQVMSFEKVKDQIENMIYRKKRAENLAKWKRDMLHINKFTIHEDQLEGK; encoded by the coding sequence ATGAAGAGGCTCTTGTTTGTAACAGTAGTAATGCTAGTTGTTGCTGCTCTAATAGGGTGTAAATGCAGTTCTGATGTTTTGGCTACATATAGCGGTGCAACTATTACAAGAGGACAATTTAAGCAGTGGCTTCAGGATAAACAATTTTCTGTTGAAGCAATAATGAAAAGCAAAAAGCAGCAAAAAGATAAACTAGAAATGATGGCTATTGAAAATATAGCTTTAGAAGAAGCTAAAAAAGAGAATCTCTTAAATACAGAGAAATATAGATTCCTTGAGGACATGGCATTAGAATCGGTTTTGTTAAAGCATCTGTATGACAGGGAAATTAAAGATAAAGCCGAATTCAAAGAACCAGCATATCATTTAAAACAGATTCTCCTGCGTGTAAGGGATTTTAAGATTATTAATAATAAACGTGTAAACCTATCAGGTGCGGAGCTGGAAAAAGCTTATGCTGAAGTACAAAGCAAGGCAAATGAAATAATTGGTAAATTAAAGAATGGTGAAAAATTTGAAGAACTTGCAAAAATGTACTCTGACGATTTCTCAAAGAAAAATGGTGGTGATATTGGTTATGTAGTAAAGGATATGCTGTCACCAGAAATCGTAGCAGCTATCGAACAAAAAAAACCAGGTATTGTTGAAACTCCTATTAAAACTCAACAGGGGATATATATTGTGCAATTGGTAGACAAAAAAGAATTAACCAAAAAAAACCTTAATAAAATAATTGATGATGAAATGCAGGCAAAAAGGCTTGAACAATTATTGTTGAGGAAAGCTGCTAATAATTATATTGAAAAATTAATGAATGCGTCAGATGTGCAATTTAATGAGAAAAATTGCAAAAGTAAAAATCCCAATGATATTATTTTTAAGGTTGGAGATAGCTCCTTTACCGTTGCAGACCTAGATAAGCGAATTTCATATTTTCAGCACAAGGGGAGCCCGTTGTCAAAGGCTACGGTAGATGACACCAAAAGAATAGATATTGCAAAGAATGCCTTTAAAGTAGCTCTTCTTAAAAGAGAAGCAATAAAAGATAACTTACAAGCAAATGAGGAGTTAAAGAAAGAAGTTGAAAAAAGAAAAAACATGCTCTTTGCAAAAGAATATATGGATTATATTGCAGACCGTGGAATTGTTATTACTCCAAAGGAAATCCGCGATGAATACGAAAAATATAAAGATACCAGATTCACTACATTTATTAATCAAAAAGGAAAACAGATTAAGCAGGTTATGTCTTTTGAAAAAGTTAAGGATCAGATTGAAAATATGATATACCGAAAAAAAAGAGCTGAAAATTTAGCAAAGTGGAAAAGAGATATGTTGCATATCAATAAGTTTACAATACATGAGGACCAACTTGAAGGAAAATAA
- a CDS encoding tetratricopeptide repeat protein, protein MNSLIHQDNSFDCETLIEYGYDAIEKGNFRKAFRLFALAYRLIGNHPEILNGLGLTLCEMGKLKFSKNFLLFALKKFPDNVLILSNLATVYFEEYDYDRSIYYYTRALEVDPNFIEAHINLINVYFERGDIFMAYISCLDLLKKDPHNPEVQELCNDIILNMGLSLV, encoded by the coding sequence TTGAATTCGCTTATCCATCAGGATAATTCCTTTGATTGTGAAACATTAATTGAATATGGTTACGATGCAATTGAAAAAGGTAATTTTAGAAAAGCATTCAGACTCTTTGCCCTTGCATACCGTTTAATTGGCAATCACCCTGAAATACTCAATGGTCTTGGACTGACATTGTGTGAAATGGGGAAATTAAAATTTTCAAAAAACTTTCTTTTATTTGCGTTAAAAAAATTTCCTGATAATGTTTTGATTTTATCAAATCTTGCAACTGTGTATTTTGAAGAATATGATTATGACAGGTCAATTTATTATTATACACGTGCACTTGAAGTTGATCCTAACTTCATTGAGGCACATATAAATCTTATTAATGTATACTTTGAACGGGGAGATATTTTCATGGCATACATTTCATGCCTTGACCTACTCAAGAAAGATCCACATAATCCCGAAGTCCAGGAATTGTGTAATGATATAATACTTAATATGGGATTATCGCTAGTGTAG
- a CDS encoding 6-phosphofructokinase, whose product MKLRPAYKKIGMLFSGGPAPSANTVISSVALNFLDNGIPVIGFYRGYEFLQDFNINYPKIKKGVHYEEIDYNITHVRNERGIYLKTSRANPGKDIKTLNDLQDPEKSKKLKNIIDAFEYLKIGALISIGGDDTLKTANFLNLMGFPVIHIPKTIDNDYYGIPWTFGYWTAVDTAQKMMLNLKADAQATDSFFIVELMGRKAGWITYAAGIAAEAIMMVAAEDIEEDVLDIDVLVDKITNVILARENNRRPYGVIAVSEGIVDKLPDEYKPKHTDKHGNILYREAKIGEILAERVKKRYQEKTGMEVKIVAKQIGYETRSAPPISFDVVLGAMLGYGAYKFYSENMFGVMVSVTDNFDLKAVPFSELIDPDTLKTRLRDVPKGSDFYTLKERLSYRKSWE is encoded by the coding sequence ATGAAACTGCGTCCTGCGTATAAAAAGATAGGAATGCTTTTTTCTGGAGGCCCTGCGCCAAGTGCAAATACAGTTATTTCATCAGTAGCACTCAATTTTTTAGATAATGGTATTCCTGTTATAGGTTTTTACAGGGGGTATGAGTTTTTACAAGACTTCAACATCAATTATCCTAAAATTAAAAAGGGAGTTCACTACGAAGAAATAGATTACAATATTACTCATGTCCGTAATGAAAGGGGAATATACCTTAAAACTTCACGTGCTAATCCCGGAAAGGATATTAAAACGCTTAATGATTTACAGGATCCTGAAAAAAGTAAAAAGCTAAAAAACATTATTGATGCATTTGAATATTTAAAAATTGGTGCACTAATTTCAATTGGTGGCGACGATACATTAAAGACAGCAAATTTCCTTAACCTTATGGGTTTCCCTGTCATCCACATACCAAAAACTATAGATAACGACTATTATGGAATACCCTGGACATTTGGGTATTGGACTGCAGTTGATACTGCACAAAAGATGATGTTGAACCTTAAAGCTGATGCGCAGGCAACAGATAGCTTTTTCATTGTTGAACTTATGGGTCGCAAAGCAGGGTGGATTACCTATGCGGCGGGTATTGCTGCTGAAGCAATTATGATGGTAGCTGCTGAAGATATAGAAGAAGATGTACTCGATATCGATGTGCTTGTGGATAAAATTACTAATGTTATCCTTGCTCGTGAAAATAACAGGCGCCCTTATGGAGTTATTGCAGTATCCGAAGGCATTGTTGATAAATTGCCCGATGAATATAAGCCAAAACATACTGATAAACATGGAAACATCCTTTACCGAGAAGCAAAAATTGGTGAGATACTGGCTGAGCGCGTTAAAAAACGCTATCAGGAAAAAACAGGTATGGAAGTAAAGATAGTGGCAAAGCAGATTGGTTATGAAACACGATCGGCTCCACCAATAAGTTTTGATGTGGTACTAGGTGCAATGCTTGGTTATGGTGCATATAAATTTTACAGTGAAAATATGTTTGGGGTTATGGTTTCGGTAACTGATAATTTTGACCTAAAAGCCGTTCCGTTCAGCGAGCTTATTGATCCCGATACTCTGAAAACACGTCTGCGCGATGTACCCAAAGGCAGCGATTTCTATACTTTAAAAGAGCGACTCTCATATCGCAAATCATGGGAATAA
- a CDS encoding acetate--CoA ligase family protein, whose protein sequence is MREILERAIANKQKALSEYDSKNVIKMAGIPVSRNYLAKTREEAIAYAQQLGFPVVLKGCADTLTHKTELGMVKLKLKTEEEVARAFDEITGKGVPLDGVLVQEWLDGDNREFVLGTIRDPQFGPCVMFGLGGIFTEALQDVSFRVAPITEIDAHEMMDELRTKKLLGPFRGSPAVDREAMAKALVGLSELVSKYDEIAEIDINPVIIDGNKPVAVDALVILKQ, encoded by the coding sequence ATGCGTGAGATTTTAGAAAGGGCGATAGCTAACAAGCAAAAGGCATTATCCGAGTATGATTCAAAGAATGTAATAAAGATGGCAGGTATTCCTGTTTCAAGAAACTATCTAGCAAAAACAAGAGAAGAAGCAATTGCGTATGCACAGCAATTGGGATTCCCCGTTGTGTTAAAAGGGTGCGCAGACACGCTGACTCATAAAACCGAGTTAGGAATGGTAAAATTAAAATTGAAAACCGAAGAAGAAGTAGCACGGGCTTTTGATGAAATAACCGGTAAAGGAGTGCCACTGGATGGAGTTTTAGTACAAGAATGGCTTGATGGAGATAACAGAGAATTTGTACTTGGGACTATTCGTGATCCGCAGTTTGGTCCCTGTGTCATGTTTGGGTTAGGAGGCATTTTCACTGAAGCCCTGCAGGATGTGTCATTCAGAGTTGCTCCAATAACCGAAATTGATGCCCATGAAATGATGGATGAGCTTAGAACAAAAAAATTATTAGGACCTTTTAGAGGTTCTCCAGCTGTTGACAGAGAAGCAATGGCAAAAGCTCTTGTAGGGTTAAGTGAGCTTGTAAGCAAATATGATGAAATAGCAGAAATTGACATAAATCCAGTTATTATTGATGGGAATAAACCAGTTGCAGTTGATGCTTTGGTTATTTTGAAGCAATAA
- a CDS encoding CoA-binding protein, which translates to MLDNLFAPKSVAVVGASEIPFKWGTYISSNILDGKFQGRYYPVNPNISQVFGYTTYPSIVDLPETVDLVFITTPAKTVMQILQDCITKGIKNVVMITSGFSETGAEGLQMEKEIIALAKTHGLNIVGPNTMGIVNTHCSLYATGAITRPKPGGISIIAQSGNLGYQIMEWAESEDIGIAKFVGSGNEAVLKIEDYLKYFHSDSQTKVILMYVEGVDDGRVFVEIARETSLHKPIIALKAGRTEIGSKAAASHTGAMAGSFSIFKGVMQQTGIVFAESPRELLTLSAAFDSFPLPKGNRIGIITLGGGWGVVTADECAERGLAIPQLPQSIKDELDKRLPPFWSRGNPVDLVGQPDFQLFKDAVEFMVAHEDFDAVIVLGIVGSKVFAYRAAEAVYNLGKMDKSVFDDFKNLLYIHQKEFLDRLVELMNRYNKPILPVSLSKMPGDETVHSNGDKYKVVIYDSPEEAVLCLSKMYQYYNFVAKRSKVYA; encoded by the coding sequence ATGCTTGATAACTTATTTGCTCCAAAGTCAGTTGCTGTTGTTGGCGCTTCAGAAATACCTTTTAAATGGGGTACGTACATTTCAAGTAACATACTGGATGGCAAATTTCAAGGTAGATACTATCCAGTGAACCCCAATATATCTCAGGTATTTGGGTATACAACTTATCCTTCAATAGTGGATCTTCCAGAAACGGTTGATCTGGTTTTTATCACTACACCTGCAAAGACAGTTATGCAGATTTTGCAGGATTGCATAACAAAAGGAATTAAAAATGTAGTTATGATAACATCGGGCTTCAGCGAAACAGGCGCTGAAGGTCTTCAAATGGAAAAAGAAATTATTGCACTTGCAAAGACTCATGGGCTGAATATTGTTGGGCCAAATACAATGGGTATAGTCAATACTCATTGTTCGCTTTATGCAACAGGAGCTATCACCCGCCCAAAACCCGGTGGTATTTCAATAATTGCCCAAAGTGGAAATCTGGGTTACCAGATTATGGAATGGGCAGAAAGTGAAGATATTGGAATAGCAAAATTTGTTGGTTCAGGTAATGAAGCAGTTCTCAAAATTGAAGATTACCTTAAATATTTTCACAGCGATAGTCAGACAAAAGTAATTCTCATGTATGTAGAGGGAGTTGATGATGGCAGAGTATTTGTTGAAATAGCCAGAGAGACATCGCTCCATAAGCCAATAATTGCTCTTAAGGCTGGAAGAACTGAAATAGGGAGTAAAGCAGCAGCATCACATACAGGTGCAATGGCAGGCTCTTTTTCTATATTTAAAGGTGTTATGCAGCAAACAGGGATTGTATTTGCGGAGTCCCCTCGCGAACTATTAACACTTTCAGCTGCGTTTGATTCATTTCCACTTCCAAAGGGTAATAGGATTGGGATTATTACACTTGGTGGAGGGTGGGGTGTTGTTACTGCTGATGAATGTGCTGAGCGGGGCCTTGCAATACCACAACTGCCACAGTCCATTAAAGATGAGCTTGATAAAAGGCTTCCACCATTCTGGAGCAGGGGAAATCCTGTGGATCTTGTTGGGCAGCCAGATTTTCAATTATTTAAAGATGCAGTTGAGTTCATGGTTGCTCATGAAGATTTTGATGCTGTTATAGTGTTGGGCATAGTTGGTTCCAAGGTATTTGCATACCGTGCTGCGGAAGCGGTATATAATCTTGGAAAGATGGATAAAAGTGTATTTGATGATTTCAAAAATTTATTGTATATACATCAAAAGGAATTTCTTGACAGATTAGTAGAGCTTATGAATCGTTATAATAAACCAATTTTACCGGTTTCATTGTCAAAGATGCCCGGCGATGAAACAGTTCATTCAAATGGGGATAAGTATAAAGTGGTCATTTATGATTCCCCGGAAGAGGCAGTGTTGTGCCTATCAAAAATGTATCAATATTATAATTTCGTAGCAAAAAGGAGCAAGGTGTATGCGTGA
- the galE gene encoding UDP-glucose 4-epimerase GalE, whose translation MKNILVTGGAGYIGSHVTRLLAKKGFNPIVYDNLSGGFVDFVKGFEFIEGDIGDFDKLLHVLSHYKIECVMNFASYIAVGESVQYPLKYYENNVAKTLTLFEAMIKTNVKRFIFSSSAAVYGNPEIVPIPEESKMKPESPYGKTKYFIEEVLKDLSSSDNFSAISLRYFNAAGADESGEIGESHVPETHLIPLVIRAVLDPGYTITIFGTDYNTPDGTCIRDYIHVNDLGDAHILALEKLLESGKSDVFNLGNGRGFSVKEVIDSVRRITGKEFKVQEGARRPGDPAVLVASSQKAKNSLNWQPRYTDIDSIVASAWKWESQKKRKGY comes from the coding sequence ATGAAAAATATTCTAGTAACTGGTGGAGCAGGATACATAGGAAGCCATGTAACTCGCCTACTGGCAAAAAAAGGATTTAACCCTATCGTCTATGATAATTTAAGCGGTGGATTTGTGGATTTTGTGAAAGGATTTGAATTTATTGAAGGTGATATTGGCGACTTTGATAAACTTTTGCATGTACTATCGCATTATAAAATTGAGTGTGTTATGAATTTTGCTTCATATATTGCAGTTGGTGAGTCAGTACAGTATCCACTCAAATATTATGAAAATAATGTAGCAAAAACACTTACGCTCTTTGAAGCAATGATAAAAACCAATGTAAAGCGATTTATTTTTTCATCGTCTGCTGCAGTATATGGCAATCCAGAAATTGTTCCAATTCCAGAAGAAAGCAAAATGAAACCTGAAAGCCCTTATGGCAAAACAAAATATTTTATTGAAGAAGTATTAAAAGATCTGTCAAGCTCGGATAATTTTAGTGCTATTAGCCTGCGTTATTTTAATGCAGCAGGTGCTGATGAATCTGGTGAAATTGGTGAAAGCCATGTGCCAGAAACTCACTTAATACCGCTTGTGATACGCGCAGTGCTTGATCCAGGGTATACAATAACTATTTTTGGCACCGATTATAATACGCCTGATGGCACCTGTATTCGTGATTACATTCATGTAAATGACCTTGGTGATGCACATATTCTTGCCCTTGAGAAATTGCTGGAATCGGGCAAAAGCGATGTGTTTAATTTAGGAAATGGCAGGGGATTCAGTGTCAAAGAAGTCATTGATTCGGTACGACGCATTACAGGAAAAGAATTTAAAGTACAAGAAGGAGCGCGTAGGCCTGGAGATCCTGCGGTACTTGTTGCTTCATCACAGAAAGCTAAAAATTCTTTGAACTGGCAACCTAGGTATACTGATATTGATTCTATTGTCGCATCTGCATGGAAATGGGAATCACAGAAAAAGCGTAAGGGATATTAA